A section of the Virgibacillus sp. NKC19-3 genome encodes:
- a CDS encoding class D sortase, with amino-acid sequence MKSIGKILILVGIILIGIFSYQFYKMENNEKHALTEANQRINMDDEKENHIENSSEEEASDNFKTNKGESFATLEIPKLDKTLPVVSGTDPDSLDKGVGHLNNSVFPGQGEQIVLSGHRDTVFREFGNLEIGDEFTVNMPYGTYTYEIRETEIVPEDDTSVIREMGEEVLVVTTCYPFHYVGSAPERFVTYAYPINEESAN; translated from the coding sequence ATGAAATCAATTGGCAAGATTTTAATACTTGTAGGAATAATACTCATTGGTATATTTAGCTATCAATTTTATAAAATGGAAAATAATGAAAAACACGCGCTAACGGAAGCAAACCAAAGAATTAATATGGATGATGAAAAGGAAAACCATATAGAAAATAGTAGCGAAGAAGAGGCTTCCGATAATTTTAAAACGAATAAAGGTGAATCATTCGCAACACTTGAAATACCTAAATTAGACAAAACGTTACCGGTCGTTTCTGGAACAGACCCTGATTCCCTCGATAAAGGCGTTGGTCATTTAAATAATTCCGTTTTTCCTGGACAAGGGGAACAAATAGTATTATCCGGACATCGCGACACCGTTTTTCGTGAATTTGGTAATCTTGAAATTGGGGATGAATTTACTGTCAATATGCCTTATGGCACCTATACTTACGAGATTAGGGAAACAGAAATTGTACCTGAAGATGATACTTCGGTCATTAGAGAAATGGGAGAGGAAGTTCTTGTAGTGACCACTTGTTATCCTTTTCATTATGTTGGCAGCGCCCCTGAGCGCTTTGTTACCTATGCATATCCGATAAACGAAGAGAGTGCAAACTAA
- a CDS encoding GntR family transcriptional regulator, producing MRAVLDDSRPIFQQISEMIADDIVEGELQEGDQIPSTTEISKFYQVNRATVQKGLSMLIDAGYAYKQRGVGVFVARGAKSQLLEKRKEDFQIQYIQPMLEEAKRLQMTKDEVIQFIRRDNDV from the coding sequence GTGAGGGCTGTTTTAGATGACTCAAGGCCCATCTTCCAACAAATATCTGAAATGATAGCCGATGATATTGTTGAAGGGGAGTTACAAGAAGGGGACCAAATTCCATCTACTACGGAAATTTCGAAATTTTACCAAGTCAATCGTGCGACAGTGCAAAAAGGATTATCGATGCTCATTGATGCAGGTTATGCTTATAAACAGCGCGGTGTTGGGGTTTTTGTAGCCAGAGGGGCAAAAAGCCAGTTGTTGGAGAAACGTAAAGAAGACTTCCAGATTCAATATATACAACCAATGCTGGAAGAAGCAAAACGACTTCAAATGACAAAGGATGAAGTTATTCAATTCATTAGGAGGGACAATGATGTTTAA
- a CDS encoding ATP-binding cassette domain-containing protein has protein sequence MFNIQDIWFSYENKNVLKNVSLREDEPIITGLWGRNGSGKTTIMKLISGLEKPNQGNISVNGITPYNNSQAMNHVTFMQEDHPFSDLWDVEDALRFGAYFNENWDQALAENLIDLFELPRQKKIRHFSKGMKTMIKITLGLACKAPVTIMDEPSNGLDAYMRKQFYDVLLDTYEEDPRLIMLSTHHIEELEPLCEKIAVIDQQTVVRYEETEDLKKQGVHLSGTVEAVKSVIGTSRVIDERKLGKQLNVMIDDFLGAGLEAKAKEAGVTIEKAPLQDYLVNLTKKGANKHEHA, from the coding sequence ATGTTTAATATACAAGATATCTGGTTTTCCTACGAGAACAAAAACGTTCTAAAAAACGTTAGCTTGCGGGAAGACGAACCGATCATCACTGGATTATGGGGACGCAACGGATCCGGAAAAACAACAATCATGAAGTTGATTTCAGGGTTGGAAAAACCAAATCAAGGAAATATCAGCGTAAACGGAATTACACCGTATAACAATAGTCAAGCAATGAATCACGTCACTTTCATGCAGGAAGATCATCCCTTTTCCGATTTATGGGATGTCGAGGATGCACTCCGCTTTGGTGCTTATTTCAATGAAAATTGGGATCAAGCATTAGCTGAAAATTTGATAGACCTTTTTGAGCTGCCAAGGCAAAAGAAAATCAGGCATTTTTCAAAAGGAATGAAAACCATGATTAAGATTACGCTGGGGCTTGCTTGTAAGGCGCCTGTAACCATCATGGATGAACCTTCAAATGGTCTTGATGCCTATATGCGCAAACAATTTTATGATGTACTGTTGGATACGTACGAAGAAGATCCGCGATTAATTATGTTATCGACACATCATATCGAAGAACTGGAACCACTTTGTGAAAAAATCGCAGTAATCGATCAACAAACCGTCGTACGGTATGAAGAAACAGAGGACTTAAAAAAACAAGGAGTGCACTTAAGTGGCACCGTTGAAGCAGTAAAATCAGTGATTGGAACTAGCCGGGTCATTGACGAACGAAAACTGGGGAAACAATTAAATGTTATGATTGACGATTTTCTCGGTGCAGGCTTGGAAGCAAAGGCAAAAGAAGCAGGCGTTACTATTGAAAAAGCACCACTTCAAGATTACCTTGTGAATCTTACAAAAAAGGGGGCAAACAAACATGAACACGCTTAA
- a CDS encoding YobA family protein, producing the protein MAKEFGQLRVGNEPISMWARLTGIITSNYNPEIIIVSSHSNSNNYILKGFNYNQKVRIYGDNLKESFPPRVSAYYIEKLE; encoded by the coding sequence GTGGCCAAAGAGTTCGGACAATTAAGAGTAGGCAATGAACCAATTAGTATGTGGGCAAGACTAACTGGAATTATTACTTCTAACTATAATCCGGAAATTATTATAGTTAGCAGCCATAGTAATTCTAACAACTATATATTAAAAGGGTTTAATTACAACCAAAAAGTTCGCATATATGGTGATAATCTTAAAGAATCATTTCCTCCAAGAGTTTCAGCGTATTACATTGAAAAATTAGAGTGA
- the dnaX gene encoding DNA polymerase III subunit gamma/tau, with protein MSYQALYRVWRPRNFADVVGQTHITRTLQNAILQEKFSHAYLFSGPRGTGKTSAAKIFAKTINCERAPVKEPCNECDACLGIQDGSISDIIEIDAASNTSVEDVRDIRDNVKYATSSVPYKVYIIDEVHMISTNAFNALLKTLEEPPKHVVFILATTEPHKIPLTILSRCQRFDFKPVSNQSMVERMHTILDAEGISVSSDAMETVALTAEGGMRDALSILDQAISYSEDKVELDDVLAVTGGVSQGILTDIVRAMHEKDVKQALELLDKLIQSGKDPGRFVYDLIYFMRDLLLYKNTRSLEGLLERARADERFNALTESVSIDWIQDAITQLNQCQQEIKSTNSPKVFIEIAIITITNRYYEQEQQASSADFEAVTDLSKRLAQLEKELNKLKENPVESPQPTLRPEQRRPQSRGTKNGYKIPYERIRDVLRQAEKPKLKNVQSQWANFLSKLKTTNAPAHATIQDSKPAAASEQALVVAFKYEIHCSLFLDNRETIESVLASVMDKNVTIIPIPEKDWTTLRTEYINNQEKNEPQEEEEQADPIVEEARKLVGDDLLEIHD; from the coding sequence ATGAGCTATCAAGCATTATACCGCGTCTGGCGGCCGAGAAACTTTGCTGACGTTGTGGGGCAAACACATATAACACGAACATTGCAGAATGCGATATTGCAGGAGAAGTTTTCTCATGCTTACCTTTTTTCCGGTCCGCGGGGAACGGGGAAAACAAGTGCGGCGAAGATTTTTGCGAAAACCATTAATTGTGAGCGCGCGCCGGTGAAAGAGCCCTGTAATGAATGCGATGCGTGTCTCGGCATTCAGGATGGTTCGATTTCGGATATCATTGAAATTGATGCCGCATCCAATACAAGTGTTGAGGATGTTCGAGATATACGTGATAATGTAAAATATGCTACGAGCTCTGTTCCGTACAAAGTGTATATTATTGATGAAGTGCACATGATCTCGACGAATGCATTTAATGCGTTGTTAAAAACGCTTGAGGAACCACCGAAGCATGTTGTGTTTATTTTAGCAACAACGGAACCGCATAAAATTCCACTAACAATTCTTTCCAGATGCCAGCGTTTTGATTTTAAGCCGGTTTCCAATCAATCCATGGTTGAACGCATGCACACCATTTTGGACGCTGAGGGTATTTCTGTTTCCTCGGATGCTATGGAAACCGTTGCGTTAACGGCAGAGGGCGGGATGCGCGATGCGTTAAGCATCTTGGATCAAGCTATTTCATATAGTGAGGATAAGGTTGAATTAGATGATGTACTGGCGGTTACAGGTGGCGTTTCGCAAGGCATTTTAACAGATATTGTAAGAGCAATGCATGAGAAAGATGTTAAGCAAGCGTTAGAGCTTTTGGACAAATTAATTCAAAGCGGAAAAGACCCGGGACGTTTTGTATATGATCTGATATACTTTATGCGTGATTTATTACTATACAAAAACACGCGATCCCTGGAAGGATTGCTAGAGCGCGCAAGAGCAGACGAACGTTTTAATGCGCTCACGGAATCTGTATCGATTGACTGGATACAAGATGCGATTACGCAATTAAACCAGTGTCAGCAGGAAATTAAATCGACGAATAGTCCGAAAGTATTTATTGAAATTGCTATTATCACCATTACTAATCGTTATTATGAACAGGAACAACAGGCTAGTAGCGCTGACTTTGAAGCAGTTACCGATCTTTCGAAAAGACTGGCTCAATTAGAGAAAGAACTAAATAAATTGAAGGAAAACCCTGTTGAAAGTCCACAGCCTACGTTGCGTCCTGAACAACGAAGACCACAATCCAGGGGTACAAAAAATGGCTATAAAATACCGTATGAACGGATTCGTGATGTGCTCAGGCAAGCCGAAAAGCCTAAGTTAAAAAATGTGCAGTCCCAATGGGCAAATTTTTTAAGCAAGTTAAAAACGACAAATGCCCCCGCACATGCGACCATTCAGGATAGTAAGCCGGCAGCTGCGTCCGAGCAGGCGCTTGTTGTGGCATTTAAATATGAAATCCATTGTTCGCTGTTTTTAGATAACCGAGAAACAATTGAATCCGTATTAGCAAGTGTCATGGATAAAAATGTTACTATTATTCCAATTCCGGAGAAGGATTGGACAACATTGCGTACGGAATATATAAATAATCAAGAGAAGAACGAACCCCAGGAAGAGGAAGAACAGGCTGATCCAATCGTGGAAGAAGCAAGGAAGCTTGTTGGGGATGATTTATTGGAGATACATGATTAA
- a CDS encoding YbaB/EbfC family nucleoid-associated protein produces MKGNMNNMMKQMQKMQKQMTKAQEELHELSFEATAGGGMVTVTANGKKEITDVQIKEEVVDPDDVEMLQDLILAATNDVLKQIEDKTNDTMGQFTKGLNIPGM; encoded by the coding sequence ATGAAGGGAAATATGAATAACATGATGAAGCAAATGCAAAAAATGCAAAAGCAAATGACAAAAGCGCAGGAAGAGCTGCATGAATTGAGCTTTGAGGCAACTGCAGGCGGTGGAATGGTTACTGTTACCGCAAATGGGAAAAAGGAAATCACCGATGTTCAAATTAAAGAGGAAGTTGTCGATCCTGATGATGTGGAAATGCTTCAAGACCTGATTCTTGCAGCAACGAATGATGTACTTAAACAAATTGAGGACAAAACAAATGATACAATGGGACAATTCACGAAAGGGCTAAACATACCTGGAATGTAA
- the recR gene encoding recombination mediator RecR, with product MYYPEPISKLIDSFTKLPGIGPKTAVRLAFFVLNMKDDDVMDFAKNLVNAKRELTHCSTCGHITDQDPCAICQDTSRDSSIICVVQDPKDVIAMEKMKEFHGKYHVLHGAISPMDGIGPEDINVPDLINRLKDEEVEELILATNPNIEGEATAMYISRLVKPSGIKTTRIAHGLPVGGDLEYADEVTLSKALEGRRDV from the coding sequence ATGTATTATCCAGAACCGATTTCTAAACTGATTGACAGTTTTACAAAATTGCCGGGGATCGGACCAAAGACGGCAGTCCGTCTGGCTTTTTTTGTTTTAAATATGAAAGATGATGACGTGATGGATTTTGCGAAAAACCTGGTAAATGCAAAACGGGAGCTAACGCATTGCTCCACCTGCGGACATATTACGGATCAGGATCCATGTGCCATTTGCCAGGATACGTCACGCGATTCATCCATTATTTGTGTCGTACAGGATCCCAAAGATGTCATCGCTATGGAGAAAATGAAAGAATTCCATGGAAAATATCATGTTCTTCATGGTGCCATCTCCCCAATGGATGGGATTGGCCCGGAAGACATCAATGTACCTGATTTGATTAATCGCTTAAAGGATGAAGAAGTGGAAGAACTGATCTTAGCTACAAACCCGAATATCGAAGGGGAAGCAACAGCGATGTATATTTCACGTCTTGTTAAACCATCCGGGATTAAGACGACACGAATTGCACATGGTCTCCCGGTTGGCGGCGATTTGGAATATGCAGATGAAGTGACATTATCGAAGGCGTTAGAGGGCAGAAGAGATGTATAG
- a CDS encoding YaaL family protein, with protein sequence MANINKTDVDGELLDAIFALEREWKQIESIVDKSIESPYTSHRLEALAQAKYMFLLREARHRKISALHRV encoded by the coding sequence ATGGCGAATATAAATAAAACAGATGTGGACGGGGAATTGTTAGATGCCATTTTCGCATTAGAACGTGAGTGGAAGCAAATTGAATCGATTGTAGATAAAAGCATTGAATCCCCATACACTAGCCATCGTTTAGAAGCATTGGCACAGGCGAAATATATGTTTTTACTGCGTGAAGCGAGACATCGGAAGATTAGTGCACTGCACCGGGTGTGA
- a CDS encoding helix-turn-helix domain-containing protein: MPSECKIQCCKEQLENEEVEKIIKELSPRIKNSITNTAYQEREDLEQELAIKIIEKIQMFECRDSPGFWDFVQSKQ, encoded by the coding sequence ATGCCTTCCGAGTGCAAAATTCAATGTTGCAAGGAACAATTGGAAAATGAGGAGGTAGAGAAAATAATTAAGGAGTTAAGCCCAAGAATAAAGAACAGTATCACAAACACGGCATATCAGGAACGTGAGGATTTAGAACAGGAATTAGCCATCAAAATCATTGAAAAAATTCAGATGTTTGAATGTAGGGACAGCCCGGGATTTTGGGACTTTGTGCAGTCCAAACAATAA
- a CDS encoding sigma-70 family RNA polymerase sigma factor, with translation MKIDKDSSRIVKDPYNEILSEVIEQIKKTLDQPIMKTFLEDDENVELLINAMEHPTEFNFNKLDEVFGQHLQKARMMKYLINLIRIYSIDFDKKQRKLNDRFPLIVDKPLGDEGEDETIGSLLATEDPDFVELYVKRNGQDLKEFISSMPLYQAIDELTEKQKSLMKLFYVDNLSNVEISEIFEESPQNISNIHRQALKKLRAILGLNSRNEGK, from the coding sequence ATGAAAATTGATAAGGATTCTAGCAGAATAGTAAAAGACCCATATAATGAAATATTGAGTGAAGTTATTGAACAAATCAAAAAAACTTTAGACCAGCCCATAATGAAGACATTTTTAGAAGATGACGAGAATGTGGAGCTTCTTATAAATGCTATGGAACATCCAACAGAATTTAATTTCAATAAGCTCGATGAAGTATTTGGGCAACACCTTCAAAAGGCAAGAATGATGAAGTATTTAATTAATTTAATTCGCATCTACTCCATTGATTTTGATAAGAAACAACGAAAACTAAATGATCGTTTCCCTTTAATAGTTGACAAACCGCTAGGAGATGAGGGAGAGGACGAGACGATCGGGAGTCTGTTAGCGACTGAAGATCCCGATTTTGTAGAACTATATGTAAAACGTAATGGGCAAGATTTAAAAGAATTTATATCATCTATGCCTCTATACCAAGCGATAGATGAATTAACAGAAAAGCAAAAGTCGCTGATGAAGCTTTTTTACGTAGACAATCTATCTAATGTAGAAATATCCGAGATTTTTGAAGAGTCTCCGCAGAACATCTCAAATATTCACCGACAAGCACTGAAAAAACTTCGAGCTATTTTGGGTTTAAATTCCAGAAATGAAGGGAAATAA
- a CDS encoding MFS transporter encodes MGLYLPYSPSDYFSVDRWSKRTVPIVCDIIRGGAVLVVSLLIITDMLELSHIYMLTVLMGFISTFYRPAVRGILPQIVRKDQLISANSLRSISQQLSEMIGPVVSGALVAVIGLYIAYNNTVTFLLSALFFVSVKSKHKIKTDEPKSANACWADFKEGWNTIREQAWLGASILIASLSNIGIASFDVIILPVYAETTYSGVETYGWFLAAMAIGALLCASIIGRLERLSHRGILYYAFLVLSDVCALLLSLQPTFLLSFILLAQLALV; translated from the coding sequence ATTGGCCTATATCTTCCTTATTCTCCCTCAGATTATTTTTCTGTTGATCGATGGTCGAAGCGAACTGTTCCTATTGTATGCGATATCATTCGTGGAGGAGCAGTACTTGTGGTTTCATTGCTCATCATCACGGATATGTTGGAACTATCACATATTTATATGTTAACGGTCTTAATGGGTTTTATTTCTACTTTTTATCGCCCGGCTGTTCGCGGAATTCTTCCTCAGATTGTTAGAAAAGATCAGCTCATCTCGGCTAATTCGCTGCGATCTATTTCACAACAATTAAGTGAGATGATTGGTCCTGTAGTTAGCGGCGCACTCGTTGCTGTTATTGGACTATACATTGCATATAATAATACGGTAACATTTTTATTATCTGCTTTATTTTTCGTATCTGTAAAATCAAAACATAAAATTAAGACGGATGAACCGAAATCAGCAAACGCCTGTTGGGCAGATTTCAAAGAAGGCTGGAATACGATTCGAGAGCAAGCATGGCTGGGAGCGAGTATTTTAATTGCATCCTTATCAAATATTGGAATTGCTTCTTTTGATGTTATTATTTTACCTGTTTATGCAGAGACCACGTATAGCGGGGTGGAAACATATGGCTGGTTTTTAGCTGCGATGGCGATAGGAGCACTATTATGTGCATCGATTATTGGACGTTTAGAACGGTTATCCCATCGTGGTATTCTTTATTATGCTTTTTTGGTATTATCTGATGTATGTGCCTTACTTTTATCATTACAACCTACTTTTCTTTTATCCTTTATTCTATTAGCGCAATTGGCATTAGTTTAA
- a CDS encoding pro-sigmaK processing inhibitor BofA family protein: MSSTVVISIMIALIVLLLIVGAPIKPMRLIGQGAVKLGIGILFLFFLNVFGGAIGLHIPINLFTVMVSGFLGIFGLVSLTAIHLFLI; the protein is encoded by the coding sequence ATGAGTTCTACAGTTGTTATTTCCATTATGATTGCATTAATTGTTTTACTATTGATTGTTGGTGCCCCAATTAAGCCGATGCGTCTCATCGGACAAGGCGCCGTGAAACTGGGTATTGGCATTTTGTTTTTATTTTTCTTAAATGTATTTGGTGGAGCTATTGGATTGCATATCCCTATTAATCTGTTTACCGTGATGGTCTCCGGATTCCTAGGGATATTTGGACTTGTCTCACTGACGGCGATTCATTTGTTTCTAATTTGA
- a CDS encoding sigma factor G inhibitor Gin, with the protein MIKQTNFLERCGICEEEKVKGIHLYTMFICSECEYNMIHTEPREEKYNYYLRKLKNVNKPKLYS; encoded by the coding sequence ATGATAAAACAAACGAATTTCTTGGAGCGCTGTGGTATTTGTGAGGAAGAAAAAGTGAAGGGGATTCATTTATACACCATGTTCATTTGCAGTGAATGTGAGTATAATATGATTCATACTGAACCTAGGGAAGAGAAGTATAACTACTATTTAAGAAAATTAAAAAATGTAAACAAACCGAAATTATATTCATAG
- a CDS encoding copper homeostasis protein CutC gives MILIIVEVIVQNQTEAIQAEKLGADRLELVSAISEGGLTPSYGTIKQVLPSVSIPVQVMIRPHSKHFSYDKNDFAMMQDDIKAVLELGGTGIVFGALSEDGTVDEYKLKEVIALAPEMDMTFHRAFDEITDQKAAYRTLMRYSDHVKRILTSGGAPNAQAGMKALHELVKLARNTEGPEILPGGGLSLDNIKSVHQIVGAKQYHFGKAVRMHHSFANMFDPEKMNAISKILI, from the coding sequence ATGATTCTGATCATCGTAGAGGTGATTGTACAAAATCAAACAGAAGCCATTCAAGCGGAAAAATTGGGCGCGGATCGGCTTGAATTGGTATCCGCTATTAGTGAGGGAGGTTTGACACCAAGTTATGGCACGATAAAACAAGTCCTTCCCAGTGTTTCTATACCTGTACAAGTTATGATTCGCCCACACAGCAAGCATTTTTCGTATGATAAAAATGATTTTGCTATGATGCAAGACGATATCAAGGCTGTCCTCGAGCTAGGTGGGACAGGGATTGTTTTTGGGGCGCTTAGTGAAGATGGCACAGTCGATGAATATAAGTTAAAAGAGGTGATTGCCCTTGCACCGGAAATGGATATGACGTTCCACCGGGCATTTGATGAAATTACGGATCAAAAAGCTGCCTACAGAACGCTGATGCGTTATTCTGATCATGTGAAACGCATATTGACTTCTGGCGGTGCACCAAATGCACAAGCTGGCATGAAGGCCCTTCATGAACTGGTAAAACTTGCGAGAAATACCGAGGGACCTGAGATATTACCGGGAGGGGGACTCTCATTGGATAACATAAAATCGGTTCATCAAATCGTCGGTGCCAAGCAATATCATTTTGGGAAGGCTGTACGAATGCATCATTCATTTGCCAATATGTTTGACCCGGAAAAAATGAATGCCATTAGCAAGATATTGATTTAG
- a CDS encoding sodium-dependent transporter: MQGREQWATRFGFMLAAVGSAVGLGNIWRFPYITGELGGGSFLLVYLICVLIIGLPTMIAEFSIGKRGQLDAVGSFQKTAKSKPWVIGGWLGVITSFLIVSFYAVITGWVLYYMFGYITGAVQQVEPGGIGEFFEGFIGHDFLPVIWQIVIMAIIVSILYFGVKKGIELSNKIFMPLLALILIILAGYSLSLDGAAEGLSFLFIPDWSALTDPNLYLAAIGQAFFTLSLGMGIMVTYGGYLSNQTGNRLPGTAASVVLLDTLFAIVVGVIIFIAMFTIGGIEPDQGPTLIFAVLPEVFNQMAGGGSFFAILFFFLVFIAGLSSAISLSEVSVSFAIRQFNMSRKKAALIVGALITLVGVPSALSQGGPLGDVLIFGETILDFVDILTDSYLLPIGGLIVVLFVGWGWNRREVFETADFKNQWIGNLWLILLRFVAPIMIIIILLANYLGIGV; this comes from the coding sequence ATGCAGGGTAGAGAACAATGGGCAACACGGTTTGGATTTATGCTTGCAGCCGTTGGTTCAGCAGTTGGACTGGGTAATATCTGGCGCTTTCCCTATATTACAGGAGAACTAGGCGGCGGATCGTTTTTATTAGTATATCTTATTTGCGTGCTCATCATTGGTTTACCGACAATGATTGCGGAATTCTCCATTGGTAAACGCGGACAGCTTGATGCAGTTGGATCGTTTCAAAAAACAGCAAAGTCTAAACCATGGGTCATTGGTGGCTGGCTTGGTGTTATTACTTCATTTTTAATTGTGTCTTTTTATGCCGTCATTACCGGTTGGGTCTTATATTATATGTTTGGTTACATAACCGGCGCAGTTCAACAGGTAGAACCTGGGGGAATCGGGGAGTTCTTCGAAGGGTTTATCGGCCATGATTTCCTTCCGGTCATTTGGCAAATCGTCATCATGGCTATCATTGTCAGTATCCTATATTTTGGCGTAAAGAAAGGGATCGAGCTTTCTAATAAAATCTTTATGCCTTTACTCGCTCTGATTCTTATCATATTAGCGGGGTACAGTTTATCTCTGGATGGTGCTGCCGAAGGATTATCGTTTTTGTTTATTCCGGATTGGAGTGCACTGACGGACCCAAATTTATACCTGGCAGCTATTGGGCAGGCCTTCTTTACCTTATCTCTTGGTATGGGCATTATGGTCACCTATGGCGGTTACTTGTCGAATCAAACAGGGAATCGTCTGCCGGGTACCGCAGCGAGTGTTGTTCTTCTTGATACACTCTTTGCAATTGTTGTAGGCGTTATCATCTTTATTGCTATGTTCACAATCGGTGGAATTGAACCGGATCAAGGACCAACTTTGATCTTCGCGGTGTTACCTGAAGTATTTAATCAAATGGCTGGAGGAGGAAGCTTCTTCGCAATCCTATTTTTCTTCCTTGTCTTTATCGCCGGTCTATCTTCTGCAATATCCCTGTCGGAAGTCAGTGTTTCCTTTGCGATTCGTCAATTTAACATGAGTCGGAAGAAAGCAGCGCTTATTGTAGGAGCACTTATTACATTAGTTGGTGTTCCATCGGCATTAAGCCAGGGTGGCCCACTCGGTGATGTTTTGATTTTTGGTGAAACGATTCTTGATTTTGTCGACATATTAACGGACAGCTACCTCCTACCGATTGGCGGTTTAATTGTTGTTCTCTTTGTCGGTTGGGGCTGGAACCGTAGAGAAGTGTTTGAAACCGCAGATTTTAAAAATCAGTGGATTGGAAATCTATGGCTGATTCTACTCCGCTTCGTAGCACCAATCATGATCATTATTATTTTACTCGCCAACTATTTAGGAATTGGCGTATAG